The segment CCTCCAGAAGTATTTCTCATCTAATGAAGCTCTTCCAAACCAGTCAGTCAGGTAAGAACTTTGGATAGGCTTCACCTGTTTACAGCATTCGGGGCACAGTATGTCACGGGAATGCAAACAACTGTGTTCAAACAGTGTGCTGTTGTGGGGGTTAACCCCAATACTTGTACCCCAATATAAATACTTACATGTTAGCAAGAGCCAGACAACAGTTTTGATGTGTTCTGTTGCAAAAGTCAGTTCTTTTAACTGTCGTTGGTACAGTTGAGAAAGCATTTGTTAGTCCACTTTTAGCTGTACGTGGAAAACTTTGCATCTAATCTTTCTGGTTGACGTAGAATTTGTCATAGGTGTTATAAAACTCTCTTCTAAGAGGCACGGGAGAAGCTCAGCCTAACTTTTTAGTAGTAATTAGCATGGGTGAAAATTACCACAGTAAGTCTTGTTCCAATCCTGCAGAATTTTCTCTACTGGTCTTTGCTCCTTGGTTCTCAAATTGTTGAGGTCTTTACAAATGCAAGTTTTCTTGTAAGAGATCTGTACAGCAACAGGGCCATGTTTCAGATAGTAATACAAGGATTCCTAAGGAACCAATATTATGCAGTAGATGTTTATATTAAACCCATCCAATAACTAAATACTGCATAGCATTTACAGCTTgaataaatatttttgttttactaAAACATTGGTGTGCCTTGCTTTGTGTTTGCTAAGTCCACTTTGGAGATAGTCAATGTGAGACTATCTAGAGTCTCTCTATATATACTATATATAGTATAGAGAGTCAGTGTGGCTCACTTGTTTTTGAAGATGAAGAGCTCACTATTAAACATTTAAATTCCAACTGCAGCTGTTGTCAGAGTGGCAAAACCAACTGTGTGTTCTACATGCTGGAATTTTTTGCTTCATAGTATTTCTAACTGCTGGTACCTCCTCTTTTCAAATAGATTTACTATTTACTGGAGAGACTGTAGCACCTCCACAGGACAGTCAATGTCCACAATACTCTTTCAGTTCAGGTGACCTGGTAGTACTAAAGATGTGAATTATTGTAGCATCAGTTCACTTACATTTTCCAAGGAAGAAGCTGCTGTTCTTTGGCAAGTAACAGGTTTCAGAGCCATGACAAATGGTTCATTTTCTTACTAAGTCGTGTTTAAACCCCACTCTTCATTTGCTACCTCTTCAAGTACTTTCCTTCCCAGAAAAAAGCAGATCCCACTACAGCCCAAACAAAGGATTTATTCTCTCTATGTTATGGAGGATAACATGAGGATAATCAGTGGGTAGAGATGAGTTCCTGTTGAAATTAATGTCAAAATAAGAAAGCAGTTGTCCTAAAGTCCAGCTAAGAAACTTAAGTGTTTGACATTTAGCCTTTGTGATAAGGGCAATATGGGAATAGGCTTTACAGTGGTGAAATGCCCTTTATGCACAGCAGGCTTTTGACTAAGCTGCTTACTGAAATCTCAAACAAGGTTAATTGCAAGGAAGCAGTCTCCTGTCTCCCCCTCTCTGCAGTAGAATTGCTTGACTCTGAATCCACCATTAGTCTTTGGGAGTACAAGGGTGCAGCCAGGTATGGGGCAGTCCCGAATGGATAAGCAGCACCAGTAACTGTACTCTCTCAGTCCTGAATCTGCCTCTGCTATTAAGCATCTTTACGAAACTGTAGCACAGAGCTttaaatgagaaaacaaaaagaagaagaaaaaaccaccaaacccttTTGAGGCTTTATTACTACTGGCATGTTTAAGGTACAACCCCATCTCCTAGCTTGCTGGGATACTTGCCCCAAGCAAGGACTCCTTTGCATTTAACTGGGGTGTGATGCACACAGCAGTAGAACAGCAGCCTTGGAATTAAACTGTGTTTTCCATGAAAGTCACTTAGTACTCAGGAAAAATAAGCAACTGTAGGAAACAAGCTGCTTCTAGTAGAAGCTCTACATGAGTTACCAAGAGAATGAGTTTTCAGGAGCACTTGTGAAACCATACAGCAGTGACAGAGGAGATGCAGCTAACAAACATTCATTGTTGTCAGGTGTCAGGATATTACCATAACTTGTACACTTTCTAGTTGCACTGTAAAAAACACTTGCACTGAGTCAAAAGTAATAAAAGCCCAGTTGTCTGTGTCAATAATCAATGAAAATAATCAATGGCATCCATCCATTTATTGAAAAATAAGCTGTAACAGGTACCACCCATTGATCTGATCTGAGAGCATTCAAGGCTTTGCTTCCAATGCTCTTTAGGCCTACAGCTTCTCTATCAGTATTGCAGAagcacctcctcctccattGCAAATTCCTGCAAGGCCATACTGTCCTTGTTTCAATGCATGGGCCATGTGAACAACAATTCTTGCTCCAGACAttctaaataaaaagaaaagagaaaaattataCATAGTTTGGGttaaaagaaattcttcagttgGCAGAAGATAGCCCTGATCTTCTTAGtggtttttctccctctccagtGAAAGCCCAAACAAGCCCTTTCATCTACACCTACAGGTTAGTTTGCTCTAGCTACAGTACTTAAATATATTCCTACATATACACAAAAACTCCTTGTTTAGAGAATGTTCCTTCTGGAAAAGGAAACTGCCTCCAAGTCAAACGTGTTTGCTTAGAGCTTGCTGTACTGCAGTATGCTACTTGGATCCAACTAATGTGCAAAATCAGACATTTAAATTCTGTCCTTACACTGTCAAAATtaagaccaaccccccccccccccataaaatACACACAAGCCAAACATATTCCTTTATCAGAAGCAGCTGATACTGCACAGGAGATGCCAGCATGTCTTGCAGGATTATGCCTTGTTTAGAGCTGGGTTTGAACCATGAAGTCCTCCTGTCTCCTGATGTAGAGTGTGGTTACTTCCCATCTGTATTTACTTAAGAGGTTTCAAAGTGGGTTTTTCCTCACAGAGCTGAGCCATGCAGCATGATCACCCTTAGGAAGCATTAATGGGATACACTGGTCATGCTCTTGGGGAGCACAGCAGGTGATCTGACTTACTCCAACTTCAAACAAAAGAGTCACTAAAATCCCCCAGGCTCTCCCTGTCTGCTGCCTTAGGTGCCTGGAGGCTTTTGGATTCACTTCCAAAAATACTTTGACAAGACCTGGAACTTCACTTTGCTCCTGTAAGAAAATTAAAAGTCCCTGTTGCATATCCTTCACTATTTTCAGAAGTTTACCTGTAAATTTTATTAGCTTAACTAACTGGTTAATTACTTATTGTTTATTCTGTCATGTTAATAGTGATCTGGTTTTAATACTTCATAAACCCATAAATTTTACTAGCTTAACTAACTGGTTAATTACTATTGTTTATTCTGTCATGTTAATAGTGATCTGGTTTTCATGCTTCATAAACCCATGTAGCTATGCTAACAAGTTCTTCATAAAAGCAGGTGATAACTAACTGAGAGGAAAAACAGGATCATGCTCTTTTCAAGGTACCCTGAAATTTAACACCTGCATGAAGCCACTGTGTGCTTGATAACAAATTTCTGTTGCCCTTCCTACTTGCTTTAAGACTGAGAATGAAGGTAGAAGTTGTGTTCAGAAAACAGCACCTCTGTGCAGAACAAACCTGGTGCATATTTTACTTACCCTATTGGATGTCCAAGAGAGACAGCACCTCCATTCATATTTACTTTCTGTGGATCAATACCCAGCATTTTAATGTTGGCCAGCACCACAACGCTGAAAGCTTCGTTGATTTCCCACATTGCAATATCTTCTTTCTTCAGCCCTGTCTCGCTTAGAATCTAGGAACAAAAGTAATGGccattatgaaaaaaaaaaaaaaggaaactaatTCTAGAAATAGTAAGGTCTGTTTTGAAGTCAGTGACTCAGGCTGCCCATAGTCTGATTGCAGTTCACACTTCAGAAGCTCTTTGTCAGATGGGAAAAACGGGAAACAGGCAGCGAAGCACAAAGTCAAGCTTTTGCAAGAGAAGAACGGAGAGTGCTCTGTGCTGAGAAGAGGTTTTCATCCCAACACAGCTCCTACACTAAGTGCATTGAAACTGATGGTCTTGCCTATCACCACACACTCATTTTCAGTTCCCCTTTGAACTAGTCTACACTTGTATAACCACAATTATTTTGCCTTTTGGCCATACTAGCTGCAAAGCCTCAAGCATTCAAACAAGCCCAGAGatagtgaatcatagaatcagtaaggttggaaaagacctcaaagatcatcaagtccaacctgtcacccaacacctcatcactactaaaccatggcaccaagtgccatgtccaatccccttctgaacatttccaggaatggtgactccaccacctccctgggcagcccattccaatgactaacaactctctctgtgaagaactttctcctcacctcgagcctaaacctcccctggtgcagtttgagattgtgtcctcttgttctggtgctggttgcctgggagaagagaccaaccccctcctggctacaaccccccttcaggtagttgtagagagcaataagtgaaagtgaaataaaacaaTATTCTCTTTCAAAACAGGTGTGAAAAATTGATCACTCCAAACATCTGCATTCTAACCCTGATCCTCTGAACAAGTTATTTGCATTTATGATGTAATTGTAATTTCAATCCTAATTACAGGAAGAGCCAACTGAGGGATGAACCAGTGATCCAGTGCTAGGGAGGTTTGTTGGTTTTCATCAAACCAGTTTTATTCCTACCTTGGGAACAGCATATGCAGGTGCAATTGGGAAGTCAATGGGATCAACAGCAGCATCTGCAAAAgctgtaaaaaaacaaaaatcagaaaaGATGTTTAAAGACCTCTTCATTTAACCAGACATGGTTTTAATCTGTGCAAGCAGCAAATCCAGCCAAGAGAGAAAAATTCTGCATATAATGGTCCATGAAACAGATAAATCTGAAGTTTGGTGCCTTAAGTGAGCCACAGAAGAATTTTCTCAATTGTTAATATAATTCCATACAGAAAACTCTTTTAGGATTGAAAGCCTGCTTGGCACAACACTAAAGTTTCGAGCACTGCATTGAGAAGACACAGTCATAATGCCTAAGGCCTCAGCTTTTCTGTGCCATGAACATCAGATAACCGCCCAAGCAGGACTCCCAGTCTGTGAGCATACAATGGGAGTACTTTCCAGGACTGTAATCAAaggtaagaaaagaaaagccttaCCCACTATCCGTGCCAATGGCTTGACTTTCAGTCTCTTGGCTGCCTCTGCAGTCATCAGTACCAAAGCAGCTGCTCCGTCATTCAGAGTGCTGGCATTAGCAGCTGTAACTGTTCCTAGAAAAGGTAAAGTGCTGTTTAAACAGAGAGGAAAGCGTCACGTAACTCATACATACACTGCAATGATTTTTGCTTTACCTTAATATGCTTGAACAGAAGGTCTTAATGATATGGTGGTATCTACTGCACTGAATTAACCTAAAgttagttggggttttttgtagcAGTTGGATCAAACAAGTACAAGTCACAGCCACTCACATGTTTGTCTAGTGGCTGCTTAGATCACACCTTCCCTGCCAGCTACATTGCTGGCATTAACCCAGACTCCAGCTCACAAAGGGTTGTGACTCTGTGGCAGGTTTTATTTAGCCACAAAGACTGATCCATTAGAGACTTGGAAAGGAACAGGCAACCATGTAAAGGCACTCCATGTCCCACTGAAACAACAGCTTGTACTTCATGGAGACCAAGGCAACAGCTAAACGGAAACCAACCTGTTTCACTCTTTTTTAATGTCAAAAGCCAATTTTTCACTGTTTTAAGGTTCCTGGACCATCTTTTGATCCAAGCCAGTTCATGCTTTTGTGACACATTTCTTTATCTCAGCAGACTTTCGGGAGTTAACGGTAGGGCGCTCAGCTCTTGCCCACAGCACTTTTTGCTGTAACAAAGCACCCCTGTGCTCTGTAGAGAATGAAGCAGTTAATTTAACAATGGTTACCATTTTCCTTTTGGAAGACAGTTTTCAGCTTTGGAACTTTACTGAAATCAACACGTTTGtattcttcatcttctttcacTTCCGTGTCTGGTTTTCCTGAAATGCAGGTGTGGTTTAGTATTCCATAGGACAGTCCATGCTCAAGACATTCTCACACAGTACTTATGTACACTGCCTTATTTAAACAATTTACCTcagtaaaaaaccaaacacatgtAAGATGcatctcatagaatcaataaggatggaaaagacctcagagaccatcaagtccaacctatcatccaacacctcataactaaactatggcttcaagtgccacgtccaatccctttctgaacacctccagggatggtgactccaccacctccctgggcagcacattccaacggccaatcactctttctgtgaagaactttctcctcacctcaagcctaaactcctggcacagcttgagactgtgtcttcttgttctggtgctggttgcctgggagaagagaccgaccacCACctgtctaccacctcccttcaggtagttgtagacagcaataaggtctcccctgagcctcctcttctccaggctaaacaaccccagctccttcagcctctcctcatagggcttgtgctcaaaacaTCCTTATGTCAGAAACATCCTtatgaaaactgaaaaaaattattccttAATACAATTTATAGACAGCAAATCCATTTATACTTCCTGGTGTCTGAATCCAAGGGACAAAGAACATATCGTTGAGGTAATGAATGCAGACATTACAACCACAGGTGTCCTCAAGCCATACTGCTGTCCACCAGATAGTCTGCAGAACAAAACATTCTAATCTAAAATGAGTGTTCCCCCACTCTGCTTGTTTCAACAACAACATTGGCACTGAACACAGACAACATTACAGCTTTTAATGAGAAACACAACTCGTCACACCTTTCCATCATACCTTTCTGTGACACAGTGACAGGAACGATTTCATTTTTCAGTATTCCCGAATCCCAGGCTGTTTTGCTCTTCGTGTAAGAGCCTATGGCGTAAGTGTCTTGTTCCTCTCGGGAAATTGTCAACTTCTTCGCAGTGTTCTCCGCACAGTTGCCCTTGGAGGAAACCAGGAAGGTTAGGTTTGGTATTTCTGCTGATGTGACAGAGAAACATAACTGAAAACACTCAACCCAtttccagaactgaatgcaaccAGCACTTGGtgtcccctcttggacacctccaggaacagtgactccaccgcctccctgggcagcacataccaatagctaacaactctctctgtgaagaactttctcctcacctcaagcctaaacttcctgtggcacagcttgagactgtgtcctcttgttctgatgctggttgcctgggagaagagaccaaccccctcctggatacaaccttACAGAGTCATTAATTCATTACCACCACTGTAATTACCTGGTGACAAAATCAGTAATTTTCAAAGGACACTCATTTGGCCAACCTGCAAGATTTGCTCTTAAACACGTTTTGTTCCACTTCTCATTTCTGTAGAAAACTTGGTGAATCAACACAAACCCCTTTGGTACCCTGCTCATCCACTTCTTCAAACAAGCAAGCTCACTTCTATGCATTTCAAGAATTTGAAGTCTTCACAGCACCAGCAACCTAAGTCTACTGCCAAAACATAGACAAGTTCCTACGGCCATAGGATGGAGCCTCCTGTACGTTCACATCTGCAGCTGCTACAATGAAGACAAAAGGCTCTGAAATACTGTCCCAACATTGGAAAAATTTGTGCATTATAACCAACTCCTAGAGTTTTCCCTCCACATACAGGATCCAACAAAATCATTATTTACATCCCTATAAAAATCCTCACAATTACAATCCATTTGGGCTGAAAGGTGGGAGTGGATTTTAACCAACAGCCTAAGCAGCGTGCTACGCTGCAAAAAGAATGAATTGCATGTGGAAACAGTGAGGTTTCTGTAtcaaatttaggctggaggttaggaggaggttttacacagagagagtgattgcccactggaatgggctgcctgaggaggtggtggggtcgccgtcgctgggggtgttcagggcgaggcttgacaggatgcttggttccatggtttagttgattgggtagttggataatgggttggacacgatgatctcgaaggtctcttccaacctggtttattctattctattctattctaaatacatGGATCACAGTGAAATGCTATTCATGATGGGTTTCCTGTAGAGCTGCAAGAACACTGGCTGACCTACAGTGTCCTACAGTGGTGAATTACCATGGGCAAAGGTCAGAAATATTCCTAAACTGAAAGAAGACATTTTCTTTCCAAACTACTCTTCCCTGATGCTTGTTCTTCACTATCTTCATATCAGTTGTTCTCCAAACCCATCCTAAGTTTGCAGTTTTTTGTCCCATTTGAATTACCATGCTGATGAGTAAGTTTATCAGCTGACTCAAACCCTCCAACAGAAGATAAGAGGTATGTACactggggaaaggaaaataaacctaAGAGCCTGCTGAACACTATAGGATAGGTACCTTCAGTGCTCTCTCCTACATACATAGTAACAGCAATCCATCAGTAACAGAACTATTCTTCAATCCCTGCTTTAGGCTATTCAGACTTCAATCAGAAATAGCTAATTATTAGCACACAACTTGCTATTCTGTTTCATTCTTCTGCTTAGCCCCTCAGGCTTCCCCTACAGGAAGCCCTCAAGTGGAAcaccttttcctcttctgttaACTCTATTCCTCATATCCAGGCTTGGTAGACTAAACAGTTTGATAATAATTACAAGTAAGCTCTTTAGAGCTGCACCAGGTTTATGGCTGGTAATTTAGCACTGGGCAGGAATATTTACCATATGGATATGGTTATAAGCATCTGTCAGCCCATCTTTCACTATCAGGTCTTCCAGCTTTACTCCTCCGTAAGGTGTTGATCCCCTGCTCATCGTATAGGGAACATTGGACATGCTCTCCATTCCACCAGCAACCATTACATCCTGCTCAAAGCAAACAAGTTAAAATTAGTAAGGCAGGGTGTTCTCTCTGACTTAATGTAGGAACAAATATTAGCAAAAGCTTAAGCAAGGAGGTTTTATACTTCTGAAACGTCTTAAGGAAAGCAAGCTTAAAAAGTCTTGATGTATttagaaagcaaacagcaggaaCAACAGCTGAAGAATCCACTCTGACAGAGCAACTGGACTTCTGTCTTGTGTGCAGCTTTAGAATGCTGCAAGAGCCAGGTCAAGTCCCTTGGACTGTAATTTGACCTTGATCTTTTGGAATAAAAAATAATGATTTACTTTCACTGGTTTCTCTGTAAatttctcctttttgtttttccatttgcaGCTCCATATCCCTGTGGAACAAGCAACAGTCAGAATCTGAGAGACCAGGAAGAAGAGACATTTACAAATGAAACTGCAGTTTTAAATAATACTGCCTCATCTTACTGTGTAAAGAGAGATAACTAATGACATCATGGGCAAAAAAAGATTGGGGAGCTTGAATTAAGTTGAATCATTATGGGCACTGATAAATTAGTGTACTTTTCAAGCTGAGACAAAGCAAACAATCAGCAAAGCTATAAGGACCATAAACACATGTATCTTCATCAGGCCTTTACCCCAAAATCTTGAAGATCTCAGGATGGGAAGAATAGACACAGTTATGTTTAATGGCATGTGTGAAATACAGATAAATGCAAGAAAGATACACACACTGTAGTGTGAGTCTTTGAGAGTTCAGTAGTGCTGTCAGTATGAA is part of the Dryobates pubescens isolate bDryPub1 chromosome 10, bDryPub1.pri, whole genome shotgun sequence genome and harbors:
- the ACAT1 gene encoding acetyl-CoA acetyltransferase, mitochondrial, which codes for MAAVAMLGWRHPAAELLRALKCPRRGYASQRTLNEVVIASAVRTPIGSFQGSLSSLPATKLGSIAIKGAIERAGIPAEEVKEAYMGNVLQAGQGQAPTRQAVLGAGLPIGTPSTTVNKVCASGMKSIMMAAQSLMCGSQDVMVAGGMESMSNVPYTMSRGSTPYGGVKLEDLIVKDGLTDAYNHIHMGNCAENTAKKLTISREEQDTYAIGSYTKSKTAWDSGILKNEIVPVTVSQKGKPDTEVKEDEEYKRVDFSKVPKLKTVFQKENGTVTAANASTLNDGAAALVLMTAEAAKRLKVKPLARIVAFADAAVDPIDFPIAPAYAVPKILSETGLKKEDIAMWEINEAFSVVVLANIKMLGIDPQKVNMNGGAVSLGHPIGMSGARIVVHMAHALKQGQYGLAGICNGGGGASAILIEKL